The DNA window TCTGATATCCTGCGGGAAAGATCCGGTCCCTAAGCCCAGCGGCGAACTGCGCCTGGAATATCCGGCCGCGACATACCGGAAATTTGAAAATAACTGTGCCTATACTTTTGAATATTCTGATTTTGCCAGGATTACGGATGCCAAAAGGCCTTGCTGGTATTACCTGAATTATCCTAAAATGAAAGCGAAAATATTCGTGACCTATTATCCGATCAAAAATGATTTTGCAGATCATATCCGTGAGGCGGAGAAAATGGTGTACGAACACACTGTTAAAGCGAGTTCCATTGATACGAAATCCTTCGAATATCCCGAAAGAAAAGTATACGGGAATTTTTACGAACTGAAAGGGCAGACTGCCTCCAATCTTCAGTTTTATGTGACGGACAGCACCAGGCATTTCGTCACTGCATACCTTTATTTCAATTCCAGGCCGAAGCCGGACTCTCTGGCGCCTGCAGTGGACTATATCAAAAAAGATATGAAGCACCTGCTGGATACCTTTGAATGGAAAAACTGATTTACTTTTAATAATACTTTAAAAAAATATGAAACTTTTAGTTGTAGGAAGTGTTGCATTTGATGCAATCGAAACGCCATTTGGGAAAACCGATAAGATTTTAGGAGGTGCCGCCACATATATCGGTATCACTTCATCCATTTTAGGGGTAAAATCCGGAATCGTTTCTGTAGTAGGAGGAGATTTTCCGCAGGAATACCTGGATATGTTTACCGGAAGGGATATCAATATTGAGGGAATCGAAATCGTAAAAGAAGGTAAGACATTCTTCTGGGCAGGAAAATACCACAACGACCTGAATACAAGAGATACACTGGCTACCGAAGTGAATGTACTGGAAAATTTTGATCCCAAGATCCCTGATTCCATGCAGGATTCGGAAATCCTTCTGTTAGGGAACCTTCATCCCGGCGTACAGCTTTCCGTACTGGAAAAAATGAATCAGCGCCCTAAGCTGGTGATCCTGGATACCATGAATTTCTGGATGGATTCCGCTTGGGATATTTTAATGGAGATGATTGCCAAAACCGATGTGATCACCATTAATGATGAAGAGGCAAGGCAGCTTTCCGGAGAGTATTCGCTGGTAAAAGCCGCGAAGAAAATCCATGAGATGGGTCCTGAATATGTGATCATTAAAAAAGGCGAACACGGGGCATTGCTATTCCACGACCATAAGGTATTTGCAATCCCTGCACTGCCGCTGGAAGAGGTTTTCGATCCTACCGGGGCCGGAGATACTTTCGCCGGAGGTTTTGCGGCTTACCTGGCTAAAAAAGGCAAGGTGGATTTCGAAACCATGAAATCTGCCTTAATCGTAGGATCTGCCATGGCATCCTATACGGTGGAAAAATTCGGAACCGAACGCATCCAGGAGGTAAGTGAAGCTGATATGTTCACCCGGTTGAGACAGTTTAAGGAGCTGACAACCTTCGATATCGAACTTCAGTAAATTGCTCTTTTAAGAAATATTTATAATAAAAAATGAAGTGTAATTCGCTAAGAATTCTAAATTTGCAACTTGTTAAAATTATACAATGATAAATAGACTAAAAGTTACTTTCCTGTTCGGGATGTTCATGATGCTGTTTTCAGCGTCAATGCATGCACAGCTGAAGCAGGGAGAGCTTGTGGATGGTATTGCAGCGGTAATAGGGAATGAGATCGTCCTGGAATCTGACGTTAATGAGCAGATGAATTACGCCAAGCAGCAGGGGGCCTCCAATATAGATAAGTGCGAATTCCTGGAAAACCTCCTGAATAATAAGCTTATGGTTTATGAGGCTAAAAAGGATACCCTGATTGAAAACCGTTCTGCGGCGATTAAAGAGCAGGCCAATGCCAAATACAGCCAGATGCTCGCTCAGTTCCCGGATGAAAAAGCAATGCTTGCCGCCTACAAATTCAGGAACGCCTATGAAATGAAAAATGCGATCGAAAAGATCGATACCGATACCTATTACGGACAGGCCAAATACCAGAGGATCACAGACAAGGCAGACGTAACCCCGAATGAGGTAACAGATTTTTACAATATGTACAAATCGCAGCTGCCTGAAATCAAGGATGAAGTTTCATTAGGACAGATCATGATGTTCCCGAAGCTTACCGAAGCCCATAAGCAGGAACTGATTGATAAACTTAAGAAAATCAAGCAGGACATCCTTGGAGGAGAGACCTTTGAGAGTCAGGCCAGGATCTACTCGGAAGATCCGGGATCCGCATCTAACGGAGGGCTGATGAAGAATATTTCAAAGGGACAGATGGTGAAGCCTTTTGAGGCGGCAGCACTGAACCTTCAGGAAGGTGAAATTTCTGATCCTGTGGAATCGGAATTCGGGTACCATATCATTCAGCTGGTTAAAAAATCAGGAAAAATCTATGATGCAAGGCATATCCTTCTGCTGGCTACGCCAACCGATGAAGAAGTCGCTACAGCGAAAAAGAAGCTTGACAGCATCAGGACACTGGTGTTAGACGGTAAAATGACCTTTAAGGATGCCGCATTCAGGTTCTCTGATGATAAAAGGACCAAGTTCAATGCAGGACTGATTCCCGGAGCAGACGGTTCCAGCAAAATAGAAAAGGAAACGATCCCGGGAACCATCAGCTACGAGCTTGCCGGATTGAACAAAAATGACATTACCACAGCATTTGAGGATATTGACGAAAGAAAAAGGAAAGTGGTGAAGATCGTTAAGGTCGAAGACATGATCCCAGCCCACCAGATTACCCTGGAAACCGATTATGACCGGATCAAGCAGATGGCGCTTAACAAGAAGAAAAGTGAAATGGTTGAGAAGTATGTCAACAAACAGCTTCCAACTACCTTTATCTCCATCGACGGGCGCTACGACACCTGCAACTTCAAAGGAGACTGGAAAAAAGAATCCATCAAAAAATAACAGTACAAAACCTTCAGGTTTCCTGGAGGTTTTTTTATGCCTAAAATTCAGATCGTATTTCCTGAAAACTTCTGTTTTTAGTATTTTTACGTCATGAGTAATTTTATAGATTTCAATTCAGCTAAAAAACTTCACGATATGCAGCAGGACCGCAACAGGATTACCGCACTTTTCAACATACAGTATCCCATCATACAGGCAGGAATGATCTGGCATTCCGGCTGGAAACTGGCATCAGCCGTATCCAATTGCGGAGGACTGGGCCTCATTGGCGCAGGAAGCATGTATCCGGATATCTTACGGGAGAATATTCAGAAGTGCAGGCAGGCTACCGACAAGCCTTTCGGGGTGAATGTACCCATGCTGTATCCGAACCTTGATGAAGTGATCAGCATCATTCTGGAAGAGGGCGTGAAAATCGTCTTTACTTCTGCCGGAAACCCGAAGACCTATACGGAGACTCTTCAGAAAGAAGGACTCAAAGTAGCGCATGTGGTTTCTTCCACAAAGTTTGCCGTTAAATGTGAAGATGCCGGAGTGGATGCCATTGTAGCGGAAGGCTTTGAAGCGGGCGGCCATAACGGAAGAGATGAAACGACTACCTTCTGCCTGATCCCCAATGTGAAGAAACATATATCAAAACCTCTGATCGCCGCAGGCGGAATTGCTTTGGGAGCACAGATGAAAGCAGCTATGATCCTCGGAGCCGACGGCGTGCAGATCGGGTCCCGTTTTGCCGCTACTATTGAAGCCAGTGCCCATGAAAACTGGAAAAAGAAAATTACCGAGCTGCAGGAAGGGGATACCCATCTCACCCTGAAAGAACTCGCGCCGGTAAGGATGGTCAAAAATAAATTCTTTAATGAGCTGGAAGGTATTTATACCACCGGAAGAAATACCGAAGCTTTAATTACAGCTTTAGGCCGTGCCAGAGCCAAACGTGGAATGTTTGAAGGCGATATGGAGGAAGGTGAACTTGAAATCGGGCAGGTTTCCGCCCTGATTGATGAGGTACTTCCTGTAGAAACCGTTTTCAATAACCTGCTGAAGGAGTTTGACGAAGCCAGGATGCCGTCTTTTTAAAGAACTTGTATGACTGATAAACTCGTTACTGTCGACGGTAAGACACTGTATACGGAATATACTTCTGCTTTTGAAGGAAGGCCTGTGCTGGTTTTCCTGCATGACTCGCTAGGTTCTGCTCAGCTGTGGAGGGACTTTCCTGAACGGTTGTCTCAGGCTGCGGAATGCAATGTTTTGCTGTATGATCGCCTGGGATATGGAAAGTCTTATCCGATGGAGGATCATTACCGTACCAATGACTATATGGAGCTGGAAGCAGATCTTCTGAACAGCCTCCTGGAAAAACTGGGAATTTCCGATGCCATCCTTTTCGGGCACAGTGATGGCGGAACCATTGCATTGATTGCCGCGGCAAAGTACCCTGAAAGAATAAAAGCCGTTATCTGTGAAGCCGGGCATATTTTTGTAGAAAATATTACGGTACAGGGCGTACAGGACGCTTTACAGGCTTACCGCACATCCGATCTGCCTGTACGGCTCCGTAAATACCATGGGGATAAAGTGG is part of the Chryseobacterium camelliae genome and encodes:
- the gldD gene encoding gliding motility lipoprotein GldD; this encodes MIKNIILIFVSALLISCGKDPVPKPSGELRLEYPAATYRKFENNCAYTFEYSDFARITDAKRPCWYYLNYPKMKAKIFVTYYPIKNDFADHIREAEKMVYEHTVKASSIDTKSFEYPERKVYGNFYELKGQTASNLQFYVTDSTRHFVTAYLYFNSRPKPDSLAPAVDYIKKDMKHLLDTFEWKN
- a CDS encoding alpha/beta fold hydrolase, with the translated sequence MTDKLVTVDGKTLYTEYTSAFEGRPVLVFLHDSLGSAQLWRDFPERLSQAAECNVLLYDRLGYGKSYPMEDHYRTNDYMELEADLLNSLLEKLGISDAILFGHSDGGTIALIAAAKYPERIKAVICEAGHIFVENITVQGVQDALQAYRTSDLPVRLRKYHGDKVDMLVRAWTEIWLSERFRSWTIEYLLQDITCPLLFIQGEADEYGTLDQVEKTVTQVSGTAEKYIIPDTGHSPHKEVPERVISRAAEFIQRISGNT
- a CDS encoding peptidylprolyl isomerase, with product MINRLKVTFLFGMFMMLFSASMHAQLKQGELVDGIAAVIGNEIVLESDVNEQMNYAKQQGASNIDKCEFLENLLNNKLMVYEAKKDTLIENRSAAIKEQANAKYSQMLAQFPDEKAMLAAYKFRNAYEMKNAIEKIDTDTYYGQAKYQRITDKADVTPNEVTDFYNMYKSQLPEIKDEVSLGQIMMFPKLTEAHKQELIDKLKKIKQDILGGETFESQARIYSEDPGSASNGGLMKNISKGQMVKPFEAAALNLQEGEISDPVESEFGYHIIQLVKKSGKIYDARHILLLATPTDEEVATAKKKLDSIRTLVLDGKMTFKDAAFRFSDDKRTKFNAGLIPGADGSSKIEKETIPGTISYELAGLNKNDITTAFEDIDERKRKVVKIVKVEDMIPAHQITLETDYDRIKQMALNKKKSEMVEKYVNKQLPTTFISIDGRYDTCNFKGDWKKESIKK
- a CDS encoding PfkB family carbohydrate kinase, with the protein product MKLLVVGSVAFDAIETPFGKTDKILGGAATYIGITSSILGVKSGIVSVVGGDFPQEYLDMFTGRDINIEGIEIVKEGKTFFWAGKYHNDLNTRDTLATEVNVLENFDPKIPDSMQDSEILLLGNLHPGVQLSVLEKMNQRPKLVILDTMNFWMDSAWDILMEMIAKTDVITINDEEARQLSGEYSLVKAAKKIHEMGPEYVIIKKGEHGALLFHDHKVFAIPALPLEEVFDPTGAGDTFAGGFAAYLAKKGKVDFETMKSALIVGSAMASYTVEKFGTERIQEVSEADMFTRLRQFKELTTFDIELQ
- a CDS encoding NAD(P)H-dependent flavin oxidoreductase, producing the protein MQQDRNRITALFNIQYPIIQAGMIWHSGWKLASAVSNCGGLGLIGAGSMYPDILRENIQKCRQATDKPFGVNVPMLYPNLDEVISIILEEGVKIVFTSAGNPKTYTETLQKEGLKVAHVVSSTKFAVKCEDAGVDAIVAEGFEAGGHNGRDETTTFCLIPNVKKHISKPLIAAGGIALGAQMKAAMILGADGVQIGSRFAATIEASAHENWKKKITELQEGDTHLTLKELAPVRMVKNKFFNELEGIYTTGRNTEALITALGRARAKRGMFEGDMEEGELEIGQVSALIDEVLPVETVFNNLLKEFDEARMPSF